A portion of the Gorilla gorilla gorilla isolate KB3781 chromosome X, NHGRI_mGorGor1-v2.1_pri, whole genome shotgun sequence genome contains these proteins:
- the ATXN3L gene encoding ataxin-3-like protein, whose translation MDFIFHEKQEGFLCAQHCLNNLLQGEYFSPVELASIAHQLDEEERMRMAEGGVTSEEYLAFLQQPSENMDDTGFFSIQVISNALKFWGLEIIHFNNPEYQKLSIDPINERSFICNYKQHWFTIRKFGKHWFNLNSLLAGPELISDTCLANFLARLQQEAYSVFVVKGDLPDCEADQLLQIISVEEMDTPKLNGKKLVKEKEHRVYKTVLEKVSEESDESGTSDQDEEDFQRALELSRQETNREDEALRRAIELSMQGSSGNTSQDLPKTSCVTPASEQPKKIKEDYFEKHQQEQKQQQQQSDLPGHSSYLHERPTTSSRAIESDLSDDINEDTV comes from the coding sequence ATGGATTTCATCTTTCATGAGAAACAGGAAGGTTTCCTGTGTGCTCAGCACTGTCTGAACAATCTATTGCAAGGAGAATATTTTAGCCCTGTGGAATTAGCCTCAATTGCACATCAGCTAGATGAAGAAGAGAGGATGAGAATGGCAGAAGGAGGAGTCACCAGTGAAGAGTATCTCGCATTTTTACAGCAGCCTTCAGAAAACATGGATGATACCGGTTTCTTCTCCATTCAGGTAATAAGCAATGCCTTGAAGTTCTGGGGTTTAGAGATCATCCATTTCAATAATCCTGAATATCAGAAGCTCAGCATTGATCCTATAAATGAAAGAtcttttatatgtaattataaacaaCACTGGTTTACTATTAGAAAATTCGGAAAACACTGGTTTAACTTGAATTCTCTCTTGGCGGGTCCAGAATTAATATCAGATACATGCCTTGCAAATTTCTTGGCTCGATTACAACAAGAAGCATATTCTGTATTTGTTGTCAAGGGTGATCTGCCAGACTGTGAAGCTGACCAACTCCTGCAGATCATCAGTGTCGAAGAGATGGATACACCAAAacttaatggaaaaaaattagtaaaagaaaaagagcatAGAGTCTATAAAACAGTCCTTGAAAAAGTATCAGAAGAAAGTGATGAGTCTGGAACATCAGACCAAGATGAGGAGGATTTTCAGAGGGCCCTTGAACTAAGCCGCCAAGAAACCAATAGAGAAGATGAAGCTCTCCGCAGGGCTATTGAGCTAAGCATGCAAGGTAGTTCCGGAAACACATCGCAAGATCTTCCAAAGACATCATGTGTAACTCCTGCTTCAGAACAGccgaagaaaataaaagaagactaTTTTGAAAAGCATCAGCAGGAAcagaagcagcagcaacaacagtcAGATCTGCCAGGCCACAGTTCATATCTACACGAAAGGCCAACAACAAGTTCGAGAGCAATTGAGAGTGATCTCAGTGATGACATCAATGAAGACACAGTATAG